In Nicotiana tabacum cultivar K326 chromosome 19, ASM71507v2, whole genome shotgun sequence, one DNA window encodes the following:
- the LOC107771609 gene encoding small ribosomal subunit protein eS12-like produces MDIMNALQLVLRKSGAHGRLARGLHEGEKVIEKHVVQLCVLAEDCDQTYNIKLVKALCADHNVCLITVPNGKTLGEWAGLCKIDSEGKARKAVGCGCVVVKDHGEETEGLHIVQEEDAAVAVTAAETPAPALGEPMDIMTALQLVLRKSRAHGGLARGLHEGAKVIEKHAAQLCVLAEDCDQLDYVKLVKTLCADHNISLITVPNAKTLGEWAGLCKIDSEGKARKVVGCGCVVVKDYGEETEGLHIVQEYVKSH; encoded by the exons ATGGACATCATGAATGCATTGCAGCTGGTGCTCAGGAAGTCTGGAGCTCATGGTAGACTTGCTCGAGGACTCCATGAAGGTGAAAAGGTTATTGAGAAGCATGTTGTGCAGCTTTGTGTGTTAGCTGAGGACTGCGACCAGACATATAACATCAAACTGGTGAAAGCACTTTGTGCTGATCACAATGTTTGTCTGATTACAGTTCCCAATGGAAAAACTCTTGGTGAATGGGCTGGT TTATGCAAGATTGATTCTGAAGGGAAAGCAAGGAAAGCTGTTGGTTGTGGCTGTGTTGTTGTGAAG GATCATGGAGAAGAGACTGAGGGTCTTCATATCGTCCAAGA AGAGGATGCTGCTGTTGCTGTTACCGCTGCCGAGACTCCTGCTCCAGCACTTGGGGAGCCCATGGACATCATGACCGCTTTGCAGCTGGTGCTTAGGAAGTCTAGAGCTCATGGTGGACTTGCTCGAGGACTCCATGAAGGTGCAAAGGTGATTGAGAAGCATGCTGCACAACTTTGTGTGTTAGCAGAGGACTGCGACCAGCTGGATTACGTCAAGCTGGTGAAAACACTTTGTGCTGATCACAATATCAGTTTGATTACAGTTCCAAATGCAAAAACTCTTGGCGAATGGGCTGGT TTATGCAAGATTGATTCTGAAGGGAAAGCAAGGAAGGTTGTTGGTTGTGGCTGTGTTGTCGTGAAG GATTATGGGGAAGAGACTGAGGGTCTCCATATCGTCCAAGAGTACGTGAAGTCTCATTAA